GAAGTGCGCCGACGGCATCGTCACGGTCGCGGGCACGGTGGACCGGCACAGCGATTGGGCGCTCGTGGTCAAGTGGATCCGCGCGGTGGACGGCGTGGTGGCCGTGCGCGCGGACGACCTCGCCTACCGTATCGACGACCTCGCGCTCGGCAGGGTCGCCTTCTAGGACCGGCCGATGGCCGCGACGGTTCCCTACCCGGCCTCTCGCGAGACGGACGTCGTCCTGCGCGACGGCTCCACCCTGCACGTGCGTCCGATCCGGCCCGACGACGAGGCGGGGTTGCTGGCGTTCTACGCAGCGCTGTCCGAGGACGCGCGGGTCATGCGGTTCTTCTCGCCGCTGTCGGACGCGGCGCTCATCCAGCAGGTCCGCCGCGACCTCGGCGTGGATCACGTGCGCCGGGTCGGCCTCGTTGCCACCCACGGCCCGCGGCAGCAGATCGTGGCCGATGCCTCCTACAGCACCGTGGACGGCGACCACGCCGAGGTGGCGTTCGCGGTCGCGGACGCCTACCAGGGCCGCGGGGTCGCCACGATCCTGCTCGGGCAGCTGGCGGAGATCGCCGCCGGCCACCAGATTCACACGTTTCAGGCTTTCGTGCTGCCCGACAACCACCGTATGATCGACGTGTTCCGGCAGGCGGGATTCCCGGTTGACGTCCACTACAGCGGCTGGGAGCTGCTCGTCACCTTTCCGACGTCGCTGACCGAAGAGGCGCTCGCCAGCTTCGAGCAGCGGGATCAGGTCGCGGCGCAGAACGCGCTGCGCGCGTTCTTTGCGCCGCGCGCGGTCGCCGTGATCGGCGCGTCGCGCCACCGCGGCACGATCGGCGGGGAAGTCTTCCACAACCTGCTGCGCGACGGGTTCGAAGGGCCCGTCTATCCGGTCAACCCGGCCGCGCCGGTGGTGCAGAGTGTACCGGCCTATCCGACGGTCGGCGAGATCCCCGGCCCGGTCGACCTCGCCGTGGTGACCGTCCCGGCGGAGCACGTGTGCAACGTCGCCGCGCAGTGCGCGGACGCGGGCGTCCGCGCGCTGGTCGTCATTTCCGCCGGGTTCGGCGAAGGCGGACCGGAGGGCAAAGCCCGCCAGGCGGAGCTGGTCCGGATCTGCCGCACGAGCGGCATGCGCCTCGTCGGTCCCAACTGCATGGGTCTGCTCAACACCGACCCTGCGGTGCGGCTCAACGCGACCTTCGCGCCGCAGATGCCGCCGGCCGGACGCGTGGCGTTCTCGACGCAGAGCGGCGCGCTCGGCCTCGCGATCATCGATTACGCCGCGTCGTTGGGCCTCGGGCTGTCGACGTTCGTCTCGGTAGGCAACAAGGCCGACATCTCCGGCAACGACCTGCTCAACTACTGGGAGACCGACCCCGGCACGGACGTCATCTTGCTCTACCTCGAGTCGTTCGGCAACCCGCGCCGGTTCGCCCGGATCGCCCGCCGGGTCGGCCGCACGAAGCCGATCGTCGCAGTCAAGAGCGGCCGCTCGCCCGCGGGCACCCGGGCCACGTCGTCGCATACCGGCGCGCTCGTCGCCTCGGACGTCACGGTCGATGCGCTGTTCCGGCAGGCCGGCGTCATCCGGACCGACACGCTTGAAGAGCTTTTCGACGTCGCGTCGCTGCTGGCCAATCAGCCCACGCCGGCCGGCAACCGGGTCGCCGTCGTGACAAATGGCGGCGGCGCCGGTGTCCTCTGCGCGGACGGCTGCGAGGCCCAGGGCCTCGTGCTGCCGGCCTTCGGGGAAGAGACGCAATCGCGCCTCCGCGCTCTGCTGCCGCCGGAGGCGAGCGTGCAGAACCCGGTCGACATGCTCGCCGCGGCCAGCGCGGATCAGTACCGCCAGACCGTCGGTATCGTCGCCGCCGATCCCAACGTGGACGCGGTCGTCGTCATCTTCGTGCCGCCGCTCGTCACCGAGGCCGCGGACGTCGCCGAGGCCCTCGTCGAGGCGGCGCGGAAGATCGACCGGCGCAAACCGATGCTCACGGTGTTCATGTCCACCCGCGGTGTGCCGGAAGCGCTGCGCGCGCACGACGTGCGGTTGCCGTCCTACGCCTTTCCCGAGGCCGCCGCGATCGCCCTCGCGAGAGCCGCCCGCTACGGCGAGTGGCGGTCGCGCCCGCCCGCCCCTCTGCCCGCGTTCACGAACATCCGGCGGGGGGACGCCCGGGCGGTCATCACGTCGGCCCTCGACCGCGGAGCCGGCTGGCTCACCGGCGGGGAGACCGAGGCACTATTCCGGTGCTACGGTCTGCCGCTCGTATCGCAGCGGGCCGGGGCCACCCCGGCCGAGGCCGTCGCAGCCGCTGAGGCCTTGATGCGCGACACCGGCGCCGGGGCGGTCGCGCTCAAAGCCACGGGGCCGCAGCTCCTCCACAAGACGGACGTCGGAGGGGTCCGGCTGGGCCTGGCCAGTCCGGAAGCGGTGCAAACGGCGGCCGGCGAGATCGAGCGGGCCGTGGCCGCGGCGGGCCTCGAGGCGACCGGATGGCTCGTCCAGGCGATGGCCGCGCCGGGCACGGAGATGATCGTCGGCGTCGTGCACGATCCCCGCTTCGGCCCGGTCGTCGCGTGCGGCGCCGGCGGGACGCTCGTGGAGGTGCTGCGCGACGTCGCCGTCCGGCTCACACCGCTCACCGAACGGGACGCGCGCGAGATGATTGCCGATCTCAAGATCGCCCCCGCGCTCGCGGGGGTCCGGGGACGGCGGCCGGCCGATGTCGGCGCCCTGACCGACGTAGTCGTCAGAATCGGCGCCATGGTCGAGGACCTCCCGCAGATCGCCGAGCTCGACTGCAACCCGGTGATCGTGCACGAGCACGGCGCCACCCTTGTCGATGTGCGCGTACGCGTCGCGCCGGTGGAGGTGCCGCCGCTGCTGGGGCGGGCGCCGTAGTGCCCGCCACCCGCTACCGCTCCAGGTACGTCCTCAGTTTCTCCCAGTAGGAGGAGACCCAGCCGCCTCGCTTTGCCCGGTAGTCGCCGTTGGGCACGCCCCGCTGTGTAAAGCGAAGGCGCGTGCCGCCGCGGACAGGGGTCAGCGCAAACGTGACGGTGGAATAGTGGTACGGCGGCCAGTTCCGCGAGCGCCAGAACTGCACGATCTTCCGGTCGGGCACAAGTTCGAGCGTGACGCCTTCGAGATAGCCGCCGTAGGCGGTGAACCGTCCGCCCGGGCGCCGCTCGATCCGGGCCGGGCTGCCGGTGAACGCGCTGTGTTTGCGCGAGTCCATAAGCGCCTCGTACACGGCGCGCGGGCTCGCCCTGAACGTGGCGGTCTGCCGGATCGTCTTCGGCATGACGTCCCTCCTCTGTACCGAACGCTCGCCGTTCCCTTGG
This DNA window, taken from bacterium, encodes the following:
- a CDS encoding SRPBCC family protein — encoded protein: MPKTIRQTATFRASPRAVYEALMDSRKHSAFTGSPARIERRPGGRFTAYGGYLEGVTLELVPDRKIVQFWRSRNWPPYHYSTVTFALTPVRGGTRLRFTQRGVPNGDYRAKRGGWVSSYWEKLRTYLER
- a CDS encoding GNAT family N-acetyltransferase, which translates into the protein MAATVPYPASRETDVVLRDGSTLHVRPIRPDDEAGLLAFYAALSEDARVMRFFSPLSDAALIQQVRRDLGVDHVRRVGLVATHGPRQQIVADASYSTVDGDHAEVAFAVADAYQGRGVATILLGQLAEIAAGHQIHTFQAFVLPDNHRMIDVFRQAGFPVDVHYSGWELLVTFPTSLTEEALASFEQRDQVAAQNALRAFFAPRAVAVIGASRHRGTIGGEVFHNLLRDGFEGPVYPVNPAAPVVQSVPAYPTVGEIPGPVDLAVVTVPAEHVCNVAAQCADAGVRALVVISAGFGEGGPEGKARQAELVRICRTSGMRLVGPNCMGLLNTDPAVRLNATFAPQMPPAGRVAFSTQSGALGLAIIDYAASLGLGLSTFVSVGNKADISGNDLLNYWETDPGTDVILLYLESFGNPRRFARIARRVGRTKPIVAVKSGRSPAGTRATSSHTGALVASDVTVDALFRQAGVIRTDTLEELFDVASLLANQPTPAGNRVAVVTNGGGAGVLCADGCEAQGLVLPAFGEETQSRLRALLPPEASVQNPVDMLAAASADQYRQTVGIVAADPNVDAVVVIFVPPLVTEAADVAEALVEAARKIDRRKPMLTVFMSTRGVPEALRAHDVRLPSYAFPEAAAIALARAARYGEWRSRPPAPLPAFTNIRRGDARAVITSALDRGAGWLTGGETEALFRCYGLPLVSQRAGATPAEAVAAAEALMRDTGAGAVALKATGPQLLHKTDVGGVRLGLASPEAVQTAAGEIERAVAAAGLEATGWLVQAMAAPGTEMIVGVVHDPRFGPVVACGAGGTLVEVLRDVAVRLTPLTERDAREMIADLKIAPALAGVRGRRPADVGALTDVVVRIGAMVEDLPQIAELDCNPVIVHEHGATLVDVRVRVAPVEVPPLLGRAP